One segment of Scyliorhinus torazame isolate Kashiwa2021f chromosome 14, sScyTor2.1, whole genome shotgun sequence DNA contains the following:
- the LOC140390599 gene encoding prefoldin subunit 6-like, with the protein MAELLQRKLQAEVEKYQSVQKDLSKCLSARQKLEAQVTENTIVKEELDLLESTNSVFKLIGPVLVKQDLEEAKSTVAKRLEYINGEIKRYEGQMKDLENKSELKRETLSKLQQDFQKAQGKTPAKV; encoded by the exons ATGGCGGAGCTGCTGCAGAGGAAGCTGCAGGCTGAGGTGGAGAAATACCAGAGCGTCCAGAAAG ATCTCAGCAAATGCCTCTCGGCAAGACAGAAACTGGAGGCTCAGGTGACTGAGAACACGATTGTTAAGGAG GAGTTGGACTTGTTGGAATCGACAAACAGCGTTTTCAAGTTGATTGGCCCCGTTCTCGTCAAGCAGGACCTGGAGGAAGCAAAGTCGACCGTCGCCAAACGGTTGGAATACATCAACGGAGAAAT AAAACGGTATGAAGGACAGATGAAGGATTTGGAAAATAAATCTGAGCTGAAACGGGAAACGCTGTCCAAACTGCAGCAGGATTTTCAGAAAGCCCAGGGGAAGACCCCCGCCAAAGTgtga